One genomic region from Ptychodera flava strain L36383 chromosome 5, AS_Pfla_20210202, whole genome shotgun sequence encodes:
- the LOC139132621 gene encoding sulfotransferase 1C4-like produces the protein MVWNVSFFDVKDYGSWHEHVLAWWAKKDEENVLFMKYEDITRNMKDNIRLLARFLGKTVSDEVIDKLVNLCSIESMRKSAKARNDAMSECLGIPTTEYPFVNKGQVGGWKEHFTVAQSERLDEAYRSWMTDSDLEFDFE, from the exons ATGGTTTGGAATGTTTCTTT CTTTGATGTGAAGGATTATGGGAGCTGGCATGAGCATGTCCTTGCCTGGTGGGCCAAGAAAGACGAGGAGAATGTACTCTTTATGAAATACGAGGATATAACTAGG AACATGAAAGACAATATTCGCTTACTTGCACGATTTCTTGGGAAGACTGTATCAGATGAAGTGATCGACAAATTAGTCAACTTATGCTCCATCGAATCGATGAGAAAGAGTGCTAAAGCTCGCAATGATGCCATGTCTGAATGTCTTGGGATACCGACAACGGAGTATCCATTCGTCAATAAAG GTCAAGTCGGTGGATGGAAGGAACACTTTACTGTCGCCCAGAGTGAACGTCTTGACGAAGCTTACCGCTCATGGATGACCGATTCCGACcttgaatttgattttgaatga